One segment of Dolichospermum sp. DET69 DNA contains the following:
- the ruvA gene encoding Holliday junction branch migration protein RuvA: MISYLKGIVAGVQAITPNRVILTLEVNGMGYDLQIPQRLSNQLTSTGDVIQIFTHYQIREEIPMLYGFSSPSERDLFRHLLSVGGIGAALAIALLDTMELPELVQAIVAANIQMLIQTPGVGKKTAERICLELKSKLIEWRKSAGFFVATGGPAPGILEEVQMTLFALGYTAHEVSNALHVVSEDIGLPKNAYVEDWIRQAIAYLSSSEVECS, translated from the coding sequence ATGATTAGCTATCTTAAAGGTATCGTCGCTGGTGTCCAAGCCATTACGCCCAATCGCGTCATCTTGACGTTAGAAGTCAATGGCATGGGTTACGATTTGCAAATTCCCCAACGTTTATCCAACCAGTTAACATCAACTGGAGATGTGATCCAAATCTTTACCCATTACCAAATTCGAGAAGAAATACCTATGCTCTACGGTTTTTCTTCTCCTTCGGAACGAGATTTATTTCGCCATTTGCTCAGTGTCGGCGGCATTGGTGCAGCATTAGCGATCGCACTCTTGGATACAATGGAACTACCAGAGTTAGTTCAAGCTATTGTCGCCGCTAATATCCAAATGCTCATTCAAACCCCTGGAGTGGGCAAGAAAACCGCTGAACGCATCTGTTTAGAACTCAAGAGCAAACTAATTGAATGGCGCAAATCAGCGGGTTTCTTCGTGGCCACAGGTGGACCTGCACCAGGAATTTTAGAAGAAGTGCAAATGACTCTCTTTGCTTTGGGATATACTGCCCATGAAGTTAGTAACGCCTTGCACGTCGTCAGCGAAGATATTGGTTTACCCAAAAATGCCTATGTGGAAGATTGGATTAGACAAGCGATCGCTTATCTTAGTAGCAGTGAAGTAGAGTGTTCCTAG
- a CDS encoding sucrose-phosphate phosphatase: MTKFLFVTDLDHTFVGDDQGLLALSDRLQQHRQQHGTKIVYSTGRSPVLYRELQQEQNLFAPDALVLSVGTEIYLDGSNNSDSEWSNILSQGWDREKILSITEQFPELVLQPDTEQRPFKVSFFLKAELSGILPQLESELQKTQINVKLIYSSEIDLDILPHTSDKGQAMQFLRRKWKFAAEQTVVCGDSGNDIALFTVGRERGIIVGNARPELLQWYHQHPADYRYLAQNRCAAGIMEGLKYFGFLE; encoded by the coding sequence GTGACAAAGTTTTTATTTGTAACTGATTTAGATCATACCTTCGTAGGCGATGATCAGGGATTATTGGCATTGAGCGATCGCTTGCAACAACATCGTCAACAACATGGTACAAAGATAGTCTACTCTACAGGACGTTCCCCTGTTCTTTACCGCGAACTCCAACAGGAACAAAACCTCTTTGCACCGGACGCGCTTGTTCTCTCTGTCGGTACGGAAATTTATTTAGATGGTAGTAATAATTCTGACTCAGAATGGTCAAACATTCTTTCTCAAGGTTGGGATAGGGAAAAAATTCTATCTATTACTGAGCAATTCCCAGAATTAGTGCTACAACCAGATACAGAACAACGTCCTTTCAAAGTCAGCTTTTTTCTGAAGGCGGAATTGTCCGGAATCTTACCACAATTGGAGTCCGAGTTGCAAAAAACGCAAATAAATGTAAAGTTAATTTATAGTAGTGAAATTGACCTTGACATTTTACCCCATACCAGCGATAAAGGTCAAGCAATGCAATTTTTACGGCGGAAGTGGAAATTTGCAGCCGAGCAGACTGTTGTTTGTGGTGATTCGGGTAATGATATAGCTTTATTCACAGTCGGTAGGGAACGGGGAATCATTGTTGGGAATGCGCGTCCCGAGTTACTCCAATGGTATCATCAGCATCCTGCGGACTACCGTTACCTCGCCCAAAACCGTTGTGCTGCTGGGATTATGGAAGGTTTAAAATATTTTGGTTTCCTAGAATGA
- a CDS encoding Rpn family recombination-promoting nuclease/putative transposase — MIKKVDIGSKRLISLAPDNWVQWVTQRKDIWVKEFISSEFQWISRDNDVLIKVENPQGEFLILNELQLRYKETMPLRMRAYIALAEERYNLPIYPVLINILPHVKTPNIPNFYQQEFMGMKSYQDYRVINLWEIEADLVFAENLSSLLPFVPILKGGGEEAVVRKAVIKLRENEQLSDLEPLLSFFAAFVLEMPIVQQIMRWDMIVLRESPWYQEILKEGEKRGLQQGELRGEQRGKQEGEANLVIRQLSKRFGNLDQELAAQIRQLSSPQLETLGESIFDFSAMADLENWLQQNTD, encoded by the coding sequence ATGATCAAAAAAGTAGATATTGGTAGTAAACGCTTAATAAGTCTCGCCCCCGACAATTGGGTACAATGGGTAACACAAAGAAAAGATATTTGGGTGAAAGAGTTTATTTCCTCAGAATTTCAATGGATAAGCCGCGATAACGACGTACTCATAAAAGTCGAAAATCCACAAGGGGAATTTTTAATACTCAATGAGCTACAATTGCGTTATAAAGAGACAATGCCTTTAAGAATGAGGGCTTATATCGCTTTAGCGGAAGAACGCTATAATTTACCCATATATCCCGTACTGATTAATATTTTACCCCACGTCAAAACACCCAATATTCCCAACTTCTATCAACAAGAATTTATGGGAATGAAGAGTTATCAAGACTATCGAGTCATTAATCTTTGGGAAATTGAAGCTGATTTAGTATTTGCAGAAAACTTATCAAGTTTATTACCCTTTGTCCCAATTCTCAAAGGAGGTGGAGAAGAAGCAGTTGTCAGAAAAGCAGTAATTAAACTGCGAGAAAATGAACAATTAAGCGATTTAGAGCCGTTATTATCATTTTTTGCAGCATTTGTCCTGGAAATGCCAATAGTTCAACAAATCATGAGGTGGGATATGATAGTATTAAGAGAATCACCCTGGTATCAAGAAATCCTCAAGGAAGGGGAAAAACGTGGGTTGCAACAGGGAGAACTGCGAGGGGAACAACGCGGTAAACAAGAAGGTGAAGCTAATTTAGTTATTCGTCAACTATCAAAGCGTTTTGGTAATTTAGATCAAGAACTTGCAGCACAAATTCGCCAGTTATCAAGTCCTCAATTAGAAACATTAGGAGAAAGTATCTTTGACTTTTCTGCTATGGCTGATTTAGAAAACTGGTTACAACAAAATACCGATTAA
- a CDS encoding amino acid ABC transporter substrate-binding protein, with amino-acid sequence MFINTKINLSCLPAFTKLKIYRNVTPLVFGLILSALIPGVAKAETVMQKVARTGVLTAGTSRDALPFAYSDKQGKLTGYSVDMLILIQQQLEKELGKKIQLKLVAVTPAARIPKITNRQVDIVCDASSFTWERDKKVDFSISYGVTGTQILIKKNSNLGSPESLINKRIGVLAGTTNEQAIKRVQPQAKLVYLKTRPEGFAALEQGKIDAFASDSILLEGWLQTAKNQDSFAIVPPRPYSREGIACMVPENNSKFLDSVNYSLIKFMQGFVNNNPKYVAIFDRWFGSQGAVYLNRDLRDLAMETMQLMIEFHEEIPQKDL; translated from the coding sequence ATGTTTATCAACACGAAAATAAATCTCTCCTGTCTACCTGCTTTTACTAAGTTGAAGATATATAGAAATGTTACACCTCTAGTATTTGGTTTAATATTATCAGCATTGATTCCTGGTGTGGCTAAAGCAGAAACTGTCATGCAAAAAGTAGCACGGACAGGAGTATTAACTGCTGGTACAAGTAGGGATGCTTTACCCTTTGCATACTCTGACAAGCAAGGAAAATTGACTGGTTATTCTGTGGATATGCTGATTTTGATTCAGCAGCAATTAGAGAAAGAATTAGGTAAAAAAATTCAACTTAAATTAGTTGCAGTTACCCCAGCAGCAAGGATTCCTAAGATCACAAACCGACAAGTTGATATTGTCTGTGATGCTAGTAGTTTTACTTGGGAACGAGATAAAAAGGTTGATTTTTCTATCAGCTATGGTGTCACAGGGACTCAAATCTTAATTAAGAAAAACAGCAATTTAGGTTCACCAGAATCTCTCATTAACAAGCGGATAGGTGTACTAGCTGGAACTACCAACGAACAAGCAATCAAGCGGGTACAACCCCAGGCAAAGCTTGTATATTTGAAAACTAGACCAGAAGGATTTGCGGCTTTGGAACAGGGTAAAATTGACGCTTTTGCATCCGATAGCATTCTTTTAGAAGGATGGTTACAAACAGCAAAAAATCAAGATAGTTTTGCAATTGTTCCCCCGCGTCCTTACTCACGAGAAGGAATTGCTTGCATGGTTCCTGAAAATAATTCTAAATTTCTCGACTCAGTAAACTATTCCCTGATCAAATTTATGCAAGGATTTGTCAACAATAACCCCAAATATGTGGCGATTTTTGACCGTTGGTTTGGTTCTCAAGGTGCTGTATATCTAAATCGAGATTTACGTGATTTAGCTATGGAAACTATGCAATTGATGATAGAGTTTCATGAAGAGATTCCTCAGAAAGATTTGTAG
- the xseB gene encoding exodeoxyribonuclease VII small subunit has product MAKRNNSANSMPANGGSYEAKIAEIETIITRIEGGELELADVFTEFATAVEYLRECDSFLQQRQQQVDLLIETLQDDYK; this is encoded by the coding sequence ATGGCTAAACGGAATAATTCGGCTAATTCCATGCCCGCAAATGGGGGAAGTTATGAAGCTAAGATAGCAGAAATTGAAACTATTATCACTCGCATTGAGGGAGGAGAATTAGAATTAGCAGATGTGTTTACAGAATTTGCGACTGCGGTTGAGTATTTACGGGAATGTGACAGTTTTTTGCAGCAGCGACAGCAGCAAGTAGATTTGTTAATTGAAACTTTGCAAGATGATTACAAGTAA
- a CDS encoding VOC family protein, translating to MNLNNNTIIGGIYEVCIGVTDAISAIQYWQQFGYHIGEIGELTAAMANQLYRVNSALQTIRLYHQNADHGLIRLMIWQNPTSAGLGVSSMKVKGNRWGTTLTANILGILNHAEAAKAVSENIIYTQPHWEVIYNKDKKSRPFVEPLVGVREMLLLQPLTRQVLFQRFGYNLLDYGHINHHAALQTSQFTHVGIVVQDDSKEILKFYEEVLGLLRVRDDVETTYESSLAGRELFELNPGEKFIVTAFDDPRSSQTDFMAARSGRLYIIRFPENITLESRFVDAKPGSLGMCLYTYQVQGIETYFQQVRESTATQITEIVSNEFAQRSFSFIAPDGYFWNIVEGK from the coding sequence ATGAATTTAAACAATAATACAATAATTGGCGGTATATATGAAGTCTGTATTGGTGTCACAGATGCTATTTCCGCAATTCAATATTGGCAGCAATTTGGCTATCATATTGGAGAAATAGGAGAATTAACCGCAGCAATGGCTAATCAGCTATATCGGGTAAATTCAGCTTTACAGACTATTCGACTTTATCATCAAAATGCAGATCATGGATTAATTCGCTTAATGATTTGGCAAAATCCCACCTCTGCGGGTTTAGGTGTTAGTTCTATGAAAGTAAAAGGTAATCGTTGGGGTACTACCTTAACTGCTAATATATTAGGTATTTTAAATCATGCAGAAGCAGCAAAAGCAGTTAGTGAAAATATTATTTACACTCAACCTCACTGGGAAGTAATTTATAACAAAGATAAAAAAAGTCGTCCTTTTGTAGAACCTTTGGTGGGAGTGCGAGAAATGCTATTACTTCAACCATTAACTCGTCAAGTTTTATTTCAACGCTTTGGTTATAATCTTCTTGATTATGGACATATTAACCATCATGCAGCTTTGCAAACCAGTCAGTTTACTCATGTAGGAATAGTTGTTCAAGATGACAGTAAGGAGATTCTTAAATTCTATGAAGAAGTTTTAGGGTTATTGCGTGTGCGTGATGATGTAGAAACGACTTATGAATCATCTTTAGCAGGAAGAGAATTGTTTGAACTTAATCCAGGAGAAAAATTTATAGTTACGGCTTTTGATGATCCTCGTTCTTCTCAAACTGACTTTATGGCAGCACGCAGTGGTAGACTTTATATTATTCGGTTTCCCGAAAATATTACCTTAGAATCGCGCTTTGTAGATGCCAAACCTGGAAGTTTAGGAATGTGTCTTTATACTTACCAAGTCCAAGGAATAGAAACTTATTTTCAACAAGTGCGAGAAAGTACAGCAACACAAATTACGGAAATTGTTAGTAATGAGTTTGCCCAAAGAAGTTTTTCTTTTATTGCACCTGATGGTTATTTTTGGAATATAGTGGAAGGCAAGTAA
- a CDS encoding DUF1838 domain-containing protein: MIPQSQLVDVQQWIKTRASLNPNESNFLSWTGNIYSFIPGEKRQLLFKIVGMSVSRCIATSENSWDFTSRELTYYLNPETKEILHKWENPWTKEIVPVMHVANSPVQGQFKGKLPVQLEGEKTNFVFDIFPDYPNPLAENPEFADYCSGGIYQAAELFKISVSTVDLENLELNSVTQLSLSWDRIGQWLPWMKMGKHPGYLIYSATGNKVSDFTKLHPILQREINTRLPLYKAAPKSYIEGEDMTSWLYFQKHFSAYLAGETFPIAAEEV, encoded by the coding sequence ATGATACCACAATCTCAACTAGTAGATGTTCAACAATGGATTAAAACCCGTGCTTCTCTAAATCCTAACGAATCTAATTTTCTGAGTTGGACAGGGAATATTTATAGTTTTATTCCTGGAGAAAAACGACAATTATTATTTAAAATTGTGGGAATGAGCGTGAGTCGTTGTATTGCTACTAGTGAAAATAGTTGGGATTTTACTTCTAGAGAATTAACTTATTACCTCAACCCAGAAACAAAAGAGATTTTACATAAATGGGAAAACCCTTGGACAAAAGAAATAGTTCCAGTCATGCACGTTGCTAATAGTCCTGTTCAGGGTCAATTTAAAGGTAAATTACCTGTACAATTAGAAGGAGAAAAAACTAATTTTGTCTTTGATATCTTTCCTGATTATCCCAATCCTCTAGCTGAAAATCCCGAATTTGCTGATTATTGTTCAGGGGGAATTTACCAAGCAGCAGAATTATTTAAAATCTCTGTTTCTACAGTAGATTTAGAGAATTTAGAATTAAATTCCGTTACACAATTAAGCCTATCTTGGGATAGAATTGGACAATGGTTGCCTTGGATGAAAATGGGTAAGCATCCTGGTTATTTAATTTATAGTGCTACAGGTAATAAAGTTAGCGATTTTACAAAATTACACCCAATTTTACAACGGGAAATAAATACTCGCCTTCCTTTATATAAAGCAGCACCAAAAAGTTATATTGAGGGGGAAGATATGACATCTTGGCTTTATTTTCAAAAGCATTTTTCCGCATATTTAGCTGGAGAAACATTCCCCATAGCAGCAGAGGAAGTTTAA
- a CDS encoding pentapeptide repeat-containing protein, with product METEELKRRYLAGERYFVCGKLVKAKLINAYLPGINLWGADLSEANLAKAKLWGANLSSANLAKANLTKANLSGVNLAEANLRGARLHYTKLYGANLHRAYYDESTQFPRNFDPLSHNMQKL from the coding sequence ATGGAAACTGAGGAACTAAAACGGCGTTATCTTGCAGGAGAAAGATATTTTGTTTGTGGTAAATTAGTCAAAGCTAAACTAATTAATGCCTATTTACCAGGAATTAATTTATGGGGAGCAGATTTAAGTGAAGCTAACTTAGCTAAAGCTAAACTCTGGGGAGCAAATTTGAGTAGCGCGAATTTAGCAAAGGCAAATTTGACTAAAGCAAATTTATCTGGTGTCAATCTCGCTGAAGCAAATCTTCGAGGTGCTAGGCTGCATTATACTAAGTTGTACGGAGCCAATTTACATCGCGCATATTATGATGAAAGCACCCAATTTCCTCGAAATTTTGATCCTCTTAGTCACAATATGCAAAAGTTGTAA
- a CDS encoding Lin0512 family protein — protein MALKRFIIEMGMGIDQHGQEPTVAAARAVRNAIAHNALLGIMEVAGLKDPNEMIIEVKIAVPYPEQVREAEVLAVLPFGQKTLILEAGGMVVDGLAIAALNDKNDEMLIAVAAVTVFVEIG, from the coding sequence ATGGCACTCAAACGGTTTATTATTGAAATGGGCATGGGTATAGACCAACACGGACAAGAACCGACAGTAGCAGCAGCAAGAGCAGTTAGGAATGCGATCGCTCATAATGCCTTACTTGGTATCATGGAAGTAGCAGGATTAAAAGATCCCAATGAAATGATTATCGAAGTCAAAATTGCAGTTCCCTATCCCGAACAAGTACGAGAAGCAGAAGTATTAGCTGTTCTTCCCTTTGGTCAAAAAACGCTCATATTAGAAGCAGGGGGAATGGTAGTTGATGGTTTAGCAATTGCTGCTCTCAACGATAAAAATGACGAAATGTTAATAGCTGTAGCCGCAGTTACAGTTTTTGTCGAAATTGGATAA
- a CDS encoding SDR family oxidoreductase, whose product MSITSYIFLAGASRGVGQEIAKYLTAQQIQVKALLRTEAAAVEAKAMGIYPVLGDALNVADVEQAILRTEPIQAVISTLGGLPTDNIKPDYIGNKNLIDAAVKAGVQKFILVTSIGCGDSVAALPPQALEALKPVLIEKEKAEQYLITSGLNYTIIRPGGLKSAPATNNGIITENPQIVGTIHRADVAKLVCRCLNSAHTNNKVFSAIDRNMIYPGLPEFVEFNLEDV is encoded by the coding sequence ATGTCAATCACATCTTACATTTTTCTAGCTGGTGCTAGTCGCGGTGTTGGTCAAGAAATTGCTAAATATTTGACAGCACAACAAATTCAAGTTAAGGCACTTTTGAGAACAGAAGCTGCTGCTGTGGAAGCGAAAGCAATGGGTATTTATCCAGTTTTAGGAGATGCGTTAAATGTGGCTGATGTGGAACAGGCAATTTTAAGAACTGAACCTATTCAAGCCGTTATCAGTACATTAGGAGGTTTACCTACAGATAATATCAAACCTGATTATATTGGTAATAAAAACCTCATTGATGCCGCCGTAAAAGCGGGAGTACAAAAGTTTATTCTGGTAACTTCCATTGGTTGTGGTGATAGTGTTGCCGCTTTACCTCCCCAAGCTTTAGAAGCACTCAAACCAGTTTTAATTGAAAAAGAAAAAGCAGAACAATATTTAATTACCAGCGGACTTAACTATACAATTATTCGTCCTGGTGGTTTAAAATCGGCACCAGCAACCAATAACGGAATTATCACCGAAAATCCCCAGATTGTGGGGACTATTCATCGTGCAGATGTTGCCAAATTAGTTTGTCGCTGTTTAAATTCTGCTCATACTAATAATAAGGTTTTTTCAGCCATAGATCGGAATATGATATATCCTGGATTACCGGAGTTTGTCGAATTTAATTTAGAGGATGTTTGA